The Bacillus sp. F19 DNA segment TTAAATATTCTTTATTACATGATTTTTATCTTTACTTTTCTTCTTTAAATATTTTCGGACTGCCGCTAGCTCAATGTTTAACTGGAAGGTTTTTATTGCATATCCAGCCATTTGTTGATTTGAAAAGGAATAATCCTGCTTTTATAAGCAGAATTAGAAACCAGAAACAATTTCAAACAATGGGAGTGATTAATGAGATATTATCTTCAGTCAATGCGGTCACACAGGTTCCGCTGAAAAAATCAAAAAAGTCTATCCTTTTGTCCAGTGATTATTATGATTTTGCAGCAGATCAGCTCAAAGAATATGAAGTCTCATTTTATGGGGTTCTCTATAAAGAATATGAAAGCGGGAGTCCGTCAGATTTCAAACATTATTTTTTCCAAGATGAAATATTAAAAGTAAGCGGAAAAATGGTCAGCCAGCAAATACAGCTATTAAAAAAACTGGTGGAGAAACATTTTAAGACTTCTCCTGCGCATTATTATTTCAGTACAAGTTTATTTAGACAATGGTTTTTAAATGCAATTACCGGAATAATTAAATGGGTCTATATCCTCGACCAGCTTGTTTTGAAAACAAAGCCAGCTGTTATTATAGATCCTGCGGAAGCCAGTATATTTGGAACAATTCTTGGACTTTTATCGAAAAAATACCATATTCCATTTATTAATATGCCATTGTTGCTCGTTGGAGATCGCGCGGTCATACCTTCAAGGGCGGATTATTATTTTGTTTGGGGAGAATTCCAGAAGAATTGGTTTATTGAAAGGAATTTTAAAGAAAATAGGGTCATTCAAACAGGAAATATTAAATATTATTATGAAGGGAATAAACCTGTTTGTTCAAGGGATGAACTCTTGGAAAAGTTAAGTATTCCATCTGACCATCTTATTGCAGGTATTACAACACAGCCATTCTTCCAAACGAATCATGTACTTGAGGAATGGCTGGCCACAATTGATGAGGATCTCCCAGTTACGCTTATTGTAAAAAAACACAGAAATGATAAATATGGATACAGATTATTAGAAAGGAAAAAAAATGTGAGAATCATAGATTCTGACATGCAGCTCTATAATTTTCTGAAATATTTGGATGTTCTGATGACCGTTTCATCCAATACAGCAATTGAAGCGGCAATTATAGATGTGCCACTTTTTATACTTCAGCCTGATATTCCATATAACTATCATTTAAATCATAATTCAATCAATGCTCATTTAGCAGAAGCAAAGGCTGGGGAAATTATTCGAAATGCTGAAGAATTAGTTCAGGCATTATCAAATCTGTTGAAAGATGATGATTATTCTAAGCAATTAATAGAAATGGGGAAAACTTTTCTTTCAAGAACGTTACTAACAGTCAATCAAGCTCCAACAATTGCAAAAAGAAAAATTGAAGCAATCATTCAATCTAATATGTAGTCTTTAAAGGCAGGTGGAGAAATGTACGGTGAATCAGAGGCAAACGATTTTCACCTTTTGAAATATGGATTATTGTATGATTTTTATCAAATCTTTTCTCCAATAAAGATATATGGATTGCCATTAGCTCAATGTTTGACAGGGCCATTTTTAAATCATATACAGCGATTCGTTGATCAGAACAGAAAGGACAATATCCTTCTTTCAAAGTATAGAAATCTCAAAGATTTTCAGACGATGGAGGATATTAATCGGAGACTGATTTCTCTTGATGATATTGCGAAGTCCACTATTATGAAAAAAAATACTTCAATTCTAATGTCCGAAGACTATTTTGATTTTGCTGCAGATCATCTAAAAGAATATCAAGTTACGATGTATGGTTTTGAAACCAAAAGAGGGGTTCATCCGTTACCGCTAAAGTTCAGACAATTTAATTTCAATAAAGAAATTAAAAAAGTCAGCATTAAGGCGATACAGTCAAAAAGAAACTTAATTAAATTAGTCAATCGTAAGGTTAATAGACAATCCATCAATCGTTATTTTCTTACTGAAACATTTAAGAATTGGTTTATTAATGCCAGTATTGGAGTGTCAAAATGGGTGTATATGATCGATCAATTAATTTTAAGAACTCGCCCAACCGTTATCATTGACCCAGTAGAAGCAAGTATTTTCGGGACCATTTTAGGGCTTTTTTCAAAAAGGTATCAAATACCATTTGTTAATATGCCAATTATGCTAATAGGAGATCGCTCCCTTATTCCATCTAGAAGTGATTACTTTTTTGTATGGGGAATAAATCAGAAAAATTGGCTGCTTGACAGAGGAATTGAAGATAAACAAATCACTGTATCCGGGAATATAAAATACTATTACGAACTCAGGCAGCTTGCCGCAGAAAATAAAATGTTTAAAAAAAAATTCATAGTACCGGGAAATCATCTATTAGCAGGGTTTTCTACTCAGCCTTGTTTAGCAGCAAATCAAGAATTAGAGAGCTGGATCTATTCTATTCCTGATTCGATTCCAATTAGTATACTCATAAAAAAACACAAAAGTGATGAGTATCAATATCCCTTATTAAATAAAAAGAAAAATGTGGCGTTTTTAACTAAAGAAGATTCATTATATGAATTTCTGCACCAAATTGATTGTTTAATGACCATATCCTCCAACACTGCCATAGAAGCAGCCCTTTTAAGCAAACCGCTTCTAGTTCTTCAGCCGCCTAATCCTTACCATTATCATTTCAATCATAATCAGATTAATACTCATTTAGCTAAAGCCCAAGCAGGTGAAATCATTAAGAACAAAAACCAGCTGATACAGGCATTAAATCGTTTGGCAATCGATGAGGAATATAAAGTTCTATTGACAGCAAAAACAAAAAAATTTCTTGCTTATACAAACTATACCGTTGATCAGTCTCCTTTTATCGTCAAAAAAAAGCTGGAAGAAATAATAGGAAGCCATACCCAAGGTTAATATTTAAATCAAGAAAGAGGGGAAAAAATGTTTAATGTATTAATAATAGGTGCTGGCAATATTGGATTCAGGCACTTTGAAGGATTGCTTAATACAGCATTGCCGCTTGCTATTCATATTATCGATCCAAATTCAGATGCACTGAACCGTGTTAATCAAAGATATAAAGAATCAGCCACGAAAGAAAAGGCATGTTTTTATAATCAAAATGAACTGGAGCTTCCTGAAAAGATAGACGTTTGCATCGTAGCTACAAGTTCAAAAGTAAGATTGGAAGTAACAGAAGCAACTCTAAAAAAGACTGCTATAACCTATCTGATATTAGAGAAAGTTTTATTTCAGAAGGAAGCAGACTACGAAAAAATGTCTGATCTTTTATTAAAGCATGATGTTAAAGGATGCTGGGTGAATTGTCCATTAAGAACGTATCCAATATATAGTGAGCTAAAAGAGAAGCTGACAGGCAAACTGGAAATTAGCCTTGAATATGGGAAGTTCGGAATAGGCTGTAATAGCATTCATTATCTTGATTTGTTTTCCTATTTTACGGACAGTTTGAATATGAATATTGATGTCAGCAATCTTGATAAAGTTGTTCAAAGCAAAAGACAAGGCTACTTGGAAGTGCTTGGAACATTAAAAGCAACTTCACCTAATGGTGATCGGTTAATCATCCGTTCAAATGGAGATTCAACTGAAGAATATACCATTACAATAAATGTAAGTAACGAACAGTGGACGTTTTACCCGTTTACTGAAAAAATTGTCATTGTAAATAAGCTCACTAAAGAACAGAGTGAAAAAACGTTCTGGCTTCCTAAACAAAGTGAAGTGACAGGAATGATGATCACAGACATTCTTTTATATAATAAATGCGGACTTTTAGAATATGAAATGTCAAAACAGCTGCATGTAAACTTAATTAGGGAATTAAATTTGTTTTTTTCTAAAGCTTTTGGTTATGAGGTGACGGAATGTCCAATCACATAAAACCCATTCTTATTGTCGGAGCGGGCTATATGGGCAAAGAGTATGCGAAGGTATTGAACGGTATGAATCTGCCTTTTCATGTTTTTACCAGGAGCGAGAAAACAGCTCTTCTTTTCAAGCAAAAGGTTGAAGCTAAAGTATCTTTTGGTGATCTGACTGACTTTTTAAAACAAAACCCCTCTTTTGAAAAAGCGATTATAGCAGTTCCAGTACAAAACTTAAAGAATATTGGACTGGCACTTATTCAAAATGGTGTTAAAGAAATTTTGATTGAAAAGCCAGGGGCTATGAATAGTGATGAATTAGAGGAAATGAAGATAGCTTCCCAACAAAAGAATTCAACAGTATACATCGGCTATAATAGAAGATTTTATGAGTCGATAGACTGCCTTTTAACACATGTATCCAATAGTACACCTGTCAGATCCATTCATTTCGAATTTACAGAGCTCAGCAATCAAATTGAAAAAAGCAATCTCGATCCTAAGGTAAAAGCAAATTGGCTAATTGCGAATTCTTCCCATGTAATAGATTTAGCCTTTTTTATTGCAGGTAAACCTCAATCCATTCATTGCATATCATCCGATTCTTTAAACTGGCATCCTGCAGCAGCAAGGTTTACAGGGTGCGGTGTAACTGAAAATCAAGTTCTATTCAGTTATCACGCTGATTGGAAATCTCCAGGAAGGTGGGGGATTGAAATTATGACCGATCAGCATAAATTCTTTCTAAAACCACTGGAAAAGCTTTTCATCATGAGGCATGGTTCCTTTGAAGTTAATGAAGTTCAGCTTCATCAAGATTATGATACCCGCTATAAACCAGGACTCTATAAACAAGTGGAAGCTTTTTTAACAGATAAAAAGAGATTGCTCAGTATTTCAGATCAAATTCAAAAAATTAATTCGATTTATAATCCCATATTATTTGGTAATTGATTTATAAAATACTTATTCAGATTAGCTTGTCAAACCTTTTTGAAGAAAAACAGCCATTTTCCGTAAAAATAATGAGGTGAATAACATGAGGTTTACCGAATTAAATCGCACATGTGAGGATAGAGAAATTGAATAGAGAATACGATGAAAAAACCCTGCTTAACCAATATCCTTCACATATTTTAGAGAATCTGGATTTATTGCTGGCCGGAAAAATGTTAAATAAACAGTTAGATAGTCCGGTTTATAAAAAAAAAGCTTCAGATATTGCTGTAAAGCAAAGTCACTTTCAGAATAAATGGTACACATCGGACGCCCTGCTGTATTTTGGATGTTATAGAAGAGATTATGAACTATTTCTTTTTCCCATAGCGAATCGACTATCAGAAATTGGATTGTCTGTCTATCTTGTTATATATGATACGGCTTCTCCAAATCTCTCTATGCTTTCTAAAAAAGTAAAGCTGCTGTCTTATAAACACTTAATAAAAAAATACAATGTCCATAAAAATGCAAATCTCTACTATACAAATCATTTATTAAAAGGCATTGAAACATTCAGTTCAAAAATGGCTCTGACTTCTTCGCAAAAGAACAAGCTTTATGCCTTTTATAAAAGATATGCTATCGACTTTCTTTTAACTGACTATTTGATTCAAGAGACACGGCCAAAATGCATTTATGGTATCCACTTTCTTTTAACGCCTGGCTGCATCCGTGCTATTGAACATTCAAAGTATCCAATCATCTGCACATTAATTCAGCACGGTTTAATAGCTTCAGAGAAATATGAACGTCATCATTTCAAAGGTGCAGATCTGGTTTTTGTGTGGGGGGAATTCTTCAATAATCTTTTAAAAGCAAAAGAAAATGCTCCAGCTTCCATTGTTCTTGGCAATCCTAAACTCGAGCAAGCGAAAAATGATTTTACGTTACATAATAAAAGCATAAAAAAAGATGGGTTCAATATCCTTTATGTTCTCACGGGTTCTCTCCAGGATGAATTCAACAGCAAAAATTTAATCCTCTTTTCTAACAGCATCAAGAAAATGAACAAAATCAGGGTCATTTATAAGCTTCATCCAAACTCTTCCAAACGGGAGTGTGAATTCTTTATCCGCAAAGGAATCATGAAAGAAAATGAAATCATCAATGATGTGCCGATCCAGCTGCTAATAAATCAATCTGACCTGGTAATTGGAGATTATTCAACCTCGATCTATGAAGCAGCAGCTTGGAATAAGCCTGTTATTCAAATTCATCAATCCAATTATCCTGAAATCTACATCAAATTTAGTACCGTAAGTACACATGAGCAATTAACGAACCTTATTAACAGGCTTTATAAAGATCAGAAATATTACGCTGATTTTATAAAAAAACAACAACAGTCCGTTTCAGAATTATTCCTTCAAATTGACGGATCCATTAATAGAATTGCATCACACATTCAGTCGCTTATAGGGAAAAACTAGTAAGCGTCATAAATTAAGTAGTATGAATGTTTTTTGAAATTAAAGGATTTGCGATGAAACAGTTCTTTAAAATGGAATATCAAATGTCCTCATATACCAGCTATCATCATATTTCCTTTTTTTCTCATACAGAGCTCGTTTCTTATCAATGTCACTTTTACGCAGCATTCCCATCAACTTCGCTTCCTGGCTGAATTTAATAAGTTGTT contains these protein-coding regions:
- a CDS encoding CDP-glycerol glycerophosphotransferase family protein gives rise to the protein MNREYDEKTLLNQYPSHILENLDLLLAGKMLNKQLDSPVYKKKASDIAVKQSHFQNKWYTSDALLYFGCYRRDYELFLFPIANRLSEIGLSVYLVIYDTASPNLSMLSKKVKLLSYKHLIKKYNVHKNANLYYTNHLLKGIETFSSKMALTSSQKNKLYAFYKRYAIDFLLTDYLIQETRPKCIYGIHFLLTPGCIRAIEHSKYPIICTLIQHGLIASEKYERHHFKGADLVFVWGEFFNNLLKAKENAPASIVLGNPKLEQAKNDFTLHNKSIKKDGFNILYVLTGSLQDEFNSKNLILFSNSIKKMNKIRVIYKLHPNSSKRECEFFIRKGIMKENEIINDVPIQLLINQSDLVIGDYSTSIYEAAAWNKPVIQIHQSNYPEIYIKFSTVSTHEQLTNLINRLYKDQKYYADFIKKQQQSVSELFLQIDGSINRIASHIQSLIGKN
- a CDS encoding CDP-glycerol glycerophosphotransferase family protein, with amino-acid sequence MYGESEANDFHLLKYGLLYDFYQIFSPIKIYGLPLAQCLTGPFLNHIQRFVDQNRKDNILLSKYRNLKDFQTMEDINRRLISLDDIAKSTIMKKNTSILMSEDYFDFAADHLKEYQVTMYGFETKRGVHPLPLKFRQFNFNKEIKKVSIKAIQSKRNLIKLVNRKVNRQSINRYFLTETFKNWFINASIGVSKWVYMIDQLILRTRPTVIIDPVEASIFGTILGLFSKRYQIPFVNMPIMLIGDRSLIPSRSDYFFVWGINQKNWLLDRGIEDKQITVSGNIKYYYELRQLAAENKMFKKKFIVPGNHLLAGFSTQPCLAANQELESWIYSIPDSIPISILIKKHKSDEYQYPLLNKKKNVAFLTKEDSLYEFLHQIDCLMTISSNTAIEAALLSKPLLVLQPPNPYHYHFNHNQINTHLAKAQAGEIIKNKNQLIQALNRLAIDEEYKVLLTAKTKKFLAYTNYTVDQSPFIVKKKLEEIIGSHTQG
- a CDS encoding Gfo/Idh/MocA family oxidoreductase; the protein is MFNVLIIGAGNIGFRHFEGLLNTALPLAIHIIDPNSDALNRVNQRYKESATKEKACFYNQNELELPEKIDVCIVATSSKVRLEVTEATLKKTAITYLILEKVLFQKEADYEKMSDLLLKHDVKGCWVNCPLRTYPIYSELKEKLTGKLEISLEYGKFGIGCNSIHYLDLFSYFTDSLNMNIDVSNLDKVVQSKRQGYLEVLGTLKATSPNGDRLIIRSNGDSTEEYTITINVSNEQWTFYPFTEKIVIVNKLTKEQSEKTFWLPKQSEVTGMMITDILLYNKCGLLEYEMSKQLHVNLIRELNLFFSKAFGYEVTECPIT
- a CDS encoding CDP-glycerol glycerophosphotransferase family protein, with the translated sequence MYGENEVNDYHLIKYSLLHDFYLYFSSLNIFGLPLAQCLTGRFLLHIQPFVDLKRNNPAFISRIRNQKQFQTMGVINEILSSVNAVTQVPLKKSKKSILLSSDYYDFAADQLKEYEVSFYGVLYKEYESGSPSDFKHYFFQDEILKVSGKMVSQQIQLLKKLVEKHFKTSPAHYYFSTSLFRQWFLNAITGIIKWVYILDQLVLKTKPAVIIDPAEASIFGTILGLLSKKYHIPFINMPLLLVGDRAVIPSRADYYFVWGEFQKNWFIERNFKENRVIQTGNIKYYYEGNKPVCSRDELLEKLSIPSDHLIAGITTQPFFQTNHVLEEWLATIDEDLPVTLIVKKHRNDKYGYRLLERKKNVRIIDSDMQLYNFLKYLDVLMTVSSNTAIEAAIIDVPLFILQPDIPYNYHLNHNSINAHLAEAKAGEIIRNAEELVQALSNLLKDDDYSKQLIEMGKTFLSRTLLTVNQAPTIAKRKIEAIIQSNM
- a CDS encoding Gfo/Idh/MocA family oxidoreductase, with protein sequence MSNHIKPILIVGAGYMGKEYAKVLNGMNLPFHVFTRSEKTALLFKQKVEAKVSFGDLTDFLKQNPSFEKAIIAVPVQNLKNIGLALIQNGVKEILIEKPGAMNSDELEEMKIASQQKNSTVYIGYNRRFYESIDCLLTHVSNSTPVRSIHFEFTELSNQIEKSNLDPKVKANWLIANSSHVIDLAFFIAGKPQSIHCISSDSLNWHPAAARFTGCGVTENQVLFSYHADWKSPGRWGIEIMTDQHKFFLKPLEKLFIMRHGSFEVNEVQLHQDYDTRYKPGLYKQVEAFLTDKKRLLSISDQIQKINSIYNPILFGN